GGGAATCCAAACTGTTCGAATGCTCGAAGGGTGGGGTTCTGTGTCCTCGGTCGGCTACATCGACGCGGTCAACGATGCTTTGGAGCGGTTGGACGATCTCGGGTACGAGCGCGGGCAAGGCGTCGACCTCGCCAACCACGGCCCGATGGGCGCCGAGGCGCTCGCGCTGCTCGGGCAGGAGGACGAGGTCGCCCGCTGGGTGCGGCGCTACCGGGACGCGATGGAGCATCACGAGCCGCCCGCCGCGCGCTTCGCCCTGGACCCCACGGACGAGTCCTCCTGGCGTTCCGCGCTGGGCGCCTTCGGCCGGGCCGGGGACTGGGAGCTGCTCTTCGTCCGGGAACTGGCCGAGGCGCACTGGCGGGAGGTCCTCGTCCGCTGGTGGCCCCGCCTGATCCCGGGCCTGTTCGCCGGCCTGACCCACGGCCTCATCCGCACCGCCCACGCGGTACGCGGTCTGTACGCGGCCGGCGACAAGCCGACGCCACTCCAACTGCGGGAGCTCGCAAGGGGCTTGGCGTACTGGGCCGCCCGCTACACGGAGCTCCCCGGCCACCCGCGACTGGCCGGCCCCCACACGCTGCCCGCCGCGGTCGCCGCACTGCCCCGCGTGGCACCGGACGGCCCGATGGGCCCGGGCACGGCACGCGGGCGCCTGGACACCCTTACCGACGTGCCCGGCTACACCGAGTCGCTGGCGTGGCTGGCTCCCGAGCAGGCACCCCGGCTGCTGAGCGAGATGACGGTCCAGTTCGCCGACGTCTATCTCGGCCACCCCGAGGTGTATCCGGTCCCGCTGATCCACGGCGTCACCGCGCCGGCCGCCGTACGCCTCGTCCTCCCGCACCTGCCGCCGGAGCTGTACGAGCCGACGGTGGCCCGGCTGTGGCAGGTCCACGCGGCGTTCCTGCTGGCCTTCACCACCGACCGG
The window above is part of the Streptomyces syringium genome. Proteins encoded here:
- a CDS encoding questin oxidase family protein; its protein translation is MSSVGYIDAVNDALERLDDLGYERGQGVDLANHGPMGAEALALLGQEDEVARWVRRYRDAMEHHEPPAARFALDPTDESSWRSALGAFGRAGDWELLFVRELAEAHWREVLVRWWPRLIPGLFAGLTHGLIRTAHAVRGLYAAGDKPTPLQLRELARGLAYWAARYTELPGHPRLAGPHTLPAAVAALPRVAPDGPMGPGTARGRLDTLTDVPGYTESLAWLAPEQAPRLLSEMTVQFADVYLGHPEVYPVPLIHGVTAPAAVRLVLPHLPPELYEPTVARLWQVHAAFLLAFTTDRRGEGTAAWRSEAPDLPPMAELGARAAEHGDEHVIKFTEACLREYALLPDPRYLAAAFTAQRRISRLDAGGGVAGVATGTP